One genomic region from Chrysemys picta bellii isolate R12L10 chromosome 16, ASM1138683v2, whole genome shotgun sequence encodes:
- the LOC122173393 gene encoding zinc finger protein 883-like isoform X2, with amino-acid sequence MRGQRRLPAPLAPRSNGPNGRNRHVSLSPSPTLTPRGLRHFRTSCRGELRARGRAGYRITYTFRCRSSPPSRGKEMAAMELAQGPMTFEEVAVYFSREEWALLHPIQRALYRDVMQQNYENVTSLVGFPVSIPDVISQLERGEEPWIPDLQGSEEEVLLRGDGMVSENEEEKPQQEDAEQVEPHGTLSGRCKGNVSGSFALGEKAKACETQERPEENFGSHSDLIIHDRINLEETRYTCSEYGKSFNDSSTLTSHQRIDTGEVPHTCFECGKSFNHSSALSKHWRIHTGEKPYGCSECGKSFNQISALSAHRRIHTGEKPYRCSECGKSFNHSSALSTHRRIHTGERPYTCSECGKSFSRSSTLITHQRIHTGETLYTCSECGKSFNQSSALSTHRRIHTGEKPYGCSECGKSFSHSSSLITHQRIHTGERPYTCSECRKSFRRSSHLISHRRIHTGERPYTCSECGKSFTHSSALRTHRRIHTGERPYTCSECGKCFSRSSHLITHRRIHRGEKPYGCSECEKSFNQSSALSADRRIHTGETPYRCSECGESFNRKSTLITHQRIHTGERPYTCSECGKNFSHSSALSRHRRIHTGERPYTCSECGKSFSQSFTLITHQRIHMGKNCNKSFD; translated from the exons GCTACAGAATAACGTACACGTTTCGCTGCAGATCATCCCCTCCTTCCAGGGGGAAGGAAATGGCTGCAATGGAGCTGGCTCAG GGGCCGatgacttttgaggaggtggctgtgtatttctccagggaagagtgggctctgctgcACCCTattcagagagccctctacagggatgtcatgcagcagaactatgagaatgtgacctcgctgg tagggtttccagtttccaTACCTGATGTGATCTCGCAGCTGGAACGAGGAGAAGAGCCATGGATCCCAGACCTCCAGGGTTCTGAGGAAGAAGTGCTCCTGAGAG gtgatgggatggtgagtgagaatgaggaggagaaaccccagcaggaagatgctgagcaagtaGAACCACATGGGACGTTATCAGGAAGATGTAAAGGGAATGTTTCTGGGAGTTTTGCACTCGGAGAAAAAGCAAAAGCCTGTGAGACTCAGGAGAGGCCAGAGGAAAACTTCGGTAGCCACTCAGACCTTATAATACATGACAGAATCAACTTGGAAGAGACACGCTACACGTGCTCTGAGtatgggaaaagcttcaatgatAGTTCAACCCTCACCTCACATCAGCGAATCGACACAGGAGAAGTGCCCCACACATGCttcgagtgtgggaaaagcttcaatcacaGTTCTGCCCTGAGCAAACATTGGAGAATACACACAGGTGAAAAACCGTatggatgctctgagtgcgggaaaagcttcaatcagatCTCTGCCCTGAGCgcacataggagaatccacaccgGTGAAAAACCATATagatgctctgagtgcgggaaaagcttcaatcacagctctgccctgagcacacataggagaatccacacaggagagaggccctacacatgctctgagtgtgggaaaagcttcagtcggagctcTACCCTTATcacgcatcagagaatccacacaggagagacgctctacacatgctctgagtgcgggaaaagcttcaatcagagctctGCCCTGAGCACACACAGaagaatccacacaggtgagaaaccgtatggatgctctgagtgcgggaaaagcttcagtcacagCTCTTcccttatcacacatcagagaatccacacaggagagaggccctacacatgctctgagtgtagGAAAAGCTTCAGgcggagctcacaccttatctcacataggagaatccacacaggagagaggccctacacatgctccgagtgtgggaaaagcttcactcacagctctgccctgagaacacataggagaatccacacaggagagaggccctacacatgctctgagtgcgggaaatgcttcagtcggagctcacaccttatcacacataggagaatccacagaGGTGAGAAACCCTATGGATGCTCTGAGTGCgagaaaagcttcaatcagagctctgccctgagtgcagacaggagaatccacacaggagagacgccctACAGATGCTCTGAGTGCGGGGAAAGCTTCAATCGGAAATCTACCCTTATCacccatcagagaatccacacaggagagaggccctacacatgctccgagtgtgggaaaaacttcagtcacagctctgccctgagcagacataggagaatccacacaggagagaggccctacacatgctctgagtgcggcaaaagcttcagtcagagcttTACCCTTATCacccatcagagaatccacatgggCAAGAACTGTAATAAATCCTTTGACTAG
- the LOC122173393 gene encoding zinc finger protein 135-like isoform X3 — translation MTFEEVAVYFSREEWALLHPIQRALYRDVMQQNYENVTSLVGFPVSIPDVISQLERGEEPWIPDLQGSEEEVLLRGDGMVSENEEEKPQQEDAEQVEPHGTLSGRCKGNVSGSFALGEKAKACETQERPEENFGSHSDLIIHDRINLEETRYTCSEYGKSFNDSSTLTSHQRIDTGEVPHTCFECGKSFNHSSALSKHWRIHTGEKPYGCSECGKSFNQISALSAHRRIHTGEKPYRCSECGKSFNHSSALSTHRRIHTGERPYTCSECGKSFSRSSTLITHQRIHTGETLYTCSECGKSFNQSSALSTHRRIHTGEKPYGCSECGKSFSHSSSLITHQRIHTGERPYTCSECRKSFRRSSHLISHRRIHTGERPYTCSECGKSFTHSSALRTHRRIHTGERPYTCSECGKCFSRSSHLITHRRIHRGEKPYGCSECEKSFNQSSALSADRRIHTGETPYRCSECGESFNRKSTLITHQRIHTGERPYTCSECGKNFSHSSALSRHRRIHTGERPYTCSECGKSFSQSFTLITHQRIHMGKNCNKSFD, via the exons atgacttttgaggaggtggctgtgtatttctccagggaagagtgggctctgctgcACCCTattcagagagccctctacagggatgtcatgcagcagaactatgagaatgtgacctcgctgg tagggtttccagtttccaTACCTGATGTGATCTCGCAGCTGGAACGAGGAGAAGAGCCATGGATCCCAGACCTCCAGGGTTCTGAGGAAGAAGTGCTCCTGAGAG gtgatgggatggtgagtgagaatgaggaggagaaaccccagcaggaagatgctgagcaagtaGAACCACATGGGACGTTATCAGGAAGATGTAAAGGGAATGTTTCTGGGAGTTTTGCACTCGGAGAAAAAGCAAAAGCCTGTGAGACTCAGGAGAGGCCAGAGGAAAACTTCGGTAGCCACTCAGACCTTATAATACATGACAGAATCAACTTGGAAGAGACACGCTACACGTGCTCTGAGtatgggaaaagcttcaatgatAGTTCAACCCTCACCTCACATCAGCGAATCGACACAGGAGAAGTGCCCCACACATGCttcgagtgtgggaaaagcttcaatcacaGTTCTGCCCTGAGCAAACATTGGAGAATACACACAGGTGAAAAACCGTatggatgctctgagtgcgggaaaagcttcaatcagatCTCTGCCCTGAGCgcacataggagaatccacaccgGTGAAAAACCATATagatgctctgagtgcgggaaaagcttcaatcacagctctgccctgagcacacataggagaatccacacaggagagaggccctacacatgctctgagtgtgggaaaagcttcagtcggagctcTACCCTTATcacgcatcagagaatccacacaggagagacgctctacacatgctctgagtgcgggaaaagcttcaatcagagctctGCCCTGAGCACACACAGaagaatccacacaggtgagaaaccgtatggatgctctgagtgcgggaaaagcttcagtcacagCTCTTcccttatcacacatcagagaatccacacaggagagaggccctacacatgctctgagtgtagGAAAAGCTTCAGgcggagctcacaccttatctcacataggagaatccacacaggagagaggccctacacatgctccgagtgtgggaaaagcttcactcacagctctgccctgagaacacataggagaatccacacaggagagaggccctacacatgctctgagtgcgggaaatgcttcagtcggagctcacaccttatcacacataggagaatccacagaGGTGAGAAACCCTATGGATGCTCTGAGTGCgagaaaagcttcaatcagagctctgccctgagtgcagacaggagaatccacacaggagagacgccctACAGATGCTCTGAGTGCGGGGAAAGCTTCAATCGGAAATCTACCCTTATCacccatcagagaatccacacaggagagaggccctacacatgctccgagtgtgggaaaaacttcagtcacagctctgccctgagcagacataggagaatccacacaggagagaggccctacacatgctctgagtgcggcaaaagcttcagtcagagcttTACCCTTATCacccatcagagaatccacatgggCAAGAACTGTAATAAATCCTTTGACTAG
- the LOC122173393 gene encoding zinc finger protein 883-like isoform X1, translating into MRGQRRLPAPLAPRSNGPNGRNRHVSLSPSPTLTPRGLRHFRTSCRGELRARGRAGKGQAGSWGYRITYTFRCRSSPPSRGKEMAAMELAQGPMTFEEVAVYFSREEWALLHPIQRALYRDVMQQNYENVTSLVGFPVSIPDVISQLERGEEPWIPDLQGSEEEVLLRGDGMVSENEEEKPQQEDAEQVEPHGTLSGRCKGNVSGSFALGEKAKACETQERPEENFGSHSDLIIHDRINLEETRYTCSEYGKSFNDSSTLTSHQRIDTGEVPHTCFECGKSFNHSSALSKHWRIHTGEKPYGCSECGKSFNQISALSAHRRIHTGEKPYRCSECGKSFNHSSALSTHRRIHTGERPYTCSECGKSFSRSSTLITHQRIHTGETLYTCSECGKSFNQSSALSTHRRIHTGEKPYGCSECGKSFSHSSSLITHQRIHTGERPYTCSECRKSFRRSSHLISHRRIHTGERPYTCSECGKSFTHSSALRTHRRIHTGERPYTCSECGKCFSRSSHLITHRRIHRGEKPYGCSECEKSFNQSSALSADRRIHTGETPYRCSECGESFNRKSTLITHQRIHTGERPYTCSECGKNFSHSSALSRHRRIHTGERPYTCSECGKSFSQSFTLITHQRIHMGKNCNKSFD; encoded by the exons GCTACAGAATAACGTACACGTTTCGCTGCAGATCATCCCCTCCTTCCAGGGGGAAGGAAATGGCTGCAATGGAGCTGGCTCAG GGGCCGatgacttttgaggaggtggctgtgtatttctccagggaagagtgggctctgctgcACCCTattcagagagccctctacagggatgtcatgcagcagaactatgagaatgtgacctcgctgg tagggtttccagtttccaTACCTGATGTGATCTCGCAGCTGGAACGAGGAGAAGAGCCATGGATCCCAGACCTCCAGGGTTCTGAGGAAGAAGTGCTCCTGAGAG gtgatgggatggtgagtgagaatgaggaggagaaaccccagcaggaagatgctgagcaagtaGAACCACATGGGACGTTATCAGGAAGATGTAAAGGGAATGTTTCTGGGAGTTTTGCACTCGGAGAAAAAGCAAAAGCCTGTGAGACTCAGGAGAGGCCAGAGGAAAACTTCGGTAGCCACTCAGACCTTATAATACATGACAGAATCAACTTGGAAGAGACACGCTACACGTGCTCTGAGtatgggaaaagcttcaatgatAGTTCAACCCTCACCTCACATCAGCGAATCGACACAGGAGAAGTGCCCCACACATGCttcgagtgtgggaaaagcttcaatcacaGTTCTGCCCTGAGCAAACATTGGAGAATACACACAGGTGAAAAACCGTatggatgctctgagtgcgggaaaagcttcaatcagatCTCTGCCCTGAGCgcacataggagaatccacaccgGTGAAAAACCATATagatgctctgagtgcgggaaaagcttcaatcacagctctgccctgagcacacataggagaatccacacaggagagaggccctacacatgctctgagtgtgggaaaagcttcagtcggagctcTACCCTTATcacgcatcagagaatccacacaggagagacgctctacacatgctctgagtgcgggaaaagcttcaatcagagctctGCCCTGAGCACACACAGaagaatccacacaggtgagaaaccgtatggatgctctgagtgcgggaaaagcttcagtcacagCTCTTcccttatcacacatcagagaatccacacaggagagaggccctacacatgctctgagtgtagGAAAAGCTTCAGgcggagctcacaccttatctcacataggagaatccacacaggagagaggccctacacatgctccgagtgtgggaaaagcttcactcacagctctgccctgagaacacataggagaatccacacaggagagaggccctacacatgctctgagtgcgggaaatgcttcagtcggagctcacaccttatcacacataggagaatccacagaGGTGAGAAACCCTATGGATGCTCTGAGTGCgagaaaagcttcaatcagagctctgccctgagtgcagacaggagaatccacacaggagagacgccctACAGATGCTCTGAGTGCGGGGAAAGCTTCAATCGGAAATCTACCCTTATCacccatcagagaatccacacaggagagaggccctacacatgctccgagtgtgggaaaaacttcagtcacagctctgccctgagcagacataggagaatccacacaggagagaggccctacacatgctctgagtgcggcaaaagcttcagtcagagcttTACCCTTATCacccatcagagaatccacatgggCAAGAACTGTAATAAATCCTTTGACTAG
- the LOC122173393 gene encoding zinc finger protein 135-like isoform X4: protein MVSENEEEKPQQEDAEQVEPHGTLSGRCKGNVSGSFALGEKAKACETQERPEENFGSHSDLIIHDRINLEETRYTCSEYGKSFNDSSTLTSHQRIDTGEVPHTCFECGKSFNHSSALSKHWRIHTGEKPYGCSECGKSFNQISALSAHRRIHTGEKPYRCSECGKSFNHSSALSTHRRIHTGERPYTCSECGKSFSRSSTLITHQRIHTGETLYTCSECGKSFNQSSALSTHRRIHTGEKPYGCSECGKSFSHSSSLITHQRIHTGERPYTCSECRKSFRRSSHLISHRRIHTGERPYTCSECGKSFTHSSALRTHRRIHTGERPYTCSECGKCFSRSSHLITHRRIHRGEKPYGCSECEKSFNQSSALSADRRIHTGETPYRCSECGESFNRKSTLITHQRIHTGERPYTCSECGKNFSHSSALSRHRRIHTGERPYTCSECGKSFSQSFTLITHQRIHMGKNCNKSFD from the coding sequence atggtgagtgagaatgaggaggagaaaccccagcaggaagatgctgagcaagtaGAACCACATGGGACGTTATCAGGAAGATGTAAAGGGAATGTTTCTGGGAGTTTTGCACTCGGAGAAAAAGCAAAAGCCTGTGAGACTCAGGAGAGGCCAGAGGAAAACTTCGGTAGCCACTCAGACCTTATAATACATGACAGAATCAACTTGGAAGAGACACGCTACACGTGCTCTGAGtatgggaaaagcttcaatgatAGTTCAACCCTCACCTCACATCAGCGAATCGACACAGGAGAAGTGCCCCACACATGCttcgagtgtgggaaaagcttcaatcacaGTTCTGCCCTGAGCAAACATTGGAGAATACACACAGGTGAAAAACCGTatggatgctctgagtgcgggaaaagcttcaatcagatCTCTGCCCTGAGCgcacataggagaatccacaccgGTGAAAAACCATATagatgctctgagtgcgggaaaagcttcaatcacagctctgccctgagcacacataggagaatccacacaggagagaggccctacacatgctctgagtgtgggaaaagcttcagtcggagctcTACCCTTATcacgcatcagagaatccacacaggagagacgctctacacatgctctgagtgcgggaaaagcttcaatcagagctctGCCCTGAGCACACACAGaagaatccacacaggtgagaaaccgtatggatgctctgagtgcgggaaaagcttcagtcacagCTCTTcccttatcacacatcagagaatccacacaggagagaggccctacacatgctctgagtgtagGAAAAGCTTCAGgcggagctcacaccttatctcacataggagaatccacacaggagagaggccctacacatgctccgagtgtgggaaaagcttcactcacagctctgccctgagaacacataggagaatccacacaggagagaggccctacacatgctctgagtgcgggaaatgcttcagtcggagctcacaccttatcacacataggagaatccacagaGGTGAGAAACCCTATGGATGCTCTGAGTGCgagaaaagcttcaatcagagctctgccctgagtgcagacaggagaatccacacaggagagacgccctACAGATGCTCTGAGTGCGGGGAAAGCTTCAATCGGAAATCTACCCTTATCacccatcagagaatccacacaggagagaggccctacacatgctccgagtgtgggaaaaacttcagtcacagctctgccctgagcagacataggagaatccacacaggagagaggccctacacatgctctgagtgcggcaaaagcttcagtcagagcttTACCCTTATCacccatcagagaatccacatgggCAAGAACTGTAATAAATCCTTTGACTAG